A DNA window from Camelina sativa cultivar DH55 chromosome 17, Cs, whole genome shotgun sequence contains the following coding sequences:
- the LOC104755399 gene encoding uncharacterized protein LOC104755399, with amino-acid sequence MHGVWLYFKKSLSCCNAQKSTNRGDPVKKNRIQKTTNPTGWSRSMSNMRDVFVTHGDGEAMQNPSCCSSRSLESSRLINTTKVEGNNGYSGRFKGESSSDLLPGRCSERFDVLGSDIYGFGVLSCRKCHEGVRDLDAFEAHYLSNHSVIRLLAGEFSRTTVELICNTGYSHKHGKTKGNNISAILKIQNLQRVVAEFEDYREVVKIRANKLSKKHSRCMADGNEFLGFHGTTLSCTLGSSNSSSNLCFSDQCGVCHILRHGFSAKTRPDGIKGVLTASTSTTALECIEITDQRRNIGSLKAVVLCRVIAGRVHKPMHKFEDPSGFSDFDSLALKMGPNSRIEEFFLLSTKALLPCFVIIFKP; translated from the exons ATGCATGGAGTTTGGCTTTATTTCAAGAAGTCTCTAAGCTGCTGCAACGCACAGAAGTCAACTAACCGTGGTGATCCAGTGAAGAAGAACCGAATCCAGAAGACGACAAATCCAACTGGATGGTCAAGATCAATGTCAAATATGAGAGATGTATTTGTAACacatggagatggagaagctatgCAGAATCCAAGCTGCTGCAGCTCTCGGTCTTTGGAGAGCTCCAGGTTAATAAACACGACAAAAGTTGAGGGCAATAACGGTTACTCGGGGAGATTCAAAGGAGAATCTTCTTCTGATTTACTTCCCGGTCGTTGTTCAGAGAGATTTGATGTTCTTGGCTCTGACATCTACGGTTTTGGAGTTCTTTCTTGTCGCAAATGTCATGAGGGAGTCAGAGATCTTGATGCGTTTGAGGCGCATTACCTTTCTAACCATTCCG tCATCAGACTCTTAGCTGGAGAGTTTTCAAGAACAACTGTTGAGTTAATCTGCAATACAGGCTATTCTCACAAGCATGGCAAAACAAAAGGGAACAACATTTCGGCGATcttgaaaatacaaaatctgCAAAGAGTTGTTGCAGAGTTTGAGGATTACAGAGAAGTCGTGAAAATAAGAGCGAACAAGCTTTCGAAGAAACACTCGCGGTGTATGGCTGATGGGAACGAGTTTCTTGGGTTCCACGGTACAACTCTTTCTTGCACTCTCGGTTCCAGTAACAGCTCTTCAAACCTCTGTTTCTCGGATCAATGTGGAGTTTGTCATATTCTAAGACATGGGTTTAGTGCTAAAACGAGACCGGATGGGATTAAAGGGGTTCTCACAGCATCAACCAGCACTACAGCTCTTGAATGTATTGAAATTACCGATCAAAGAAGGAACATAGGTTCATTGAAAGCTGTTGTGCTATGTAGAGTGATTGCAGGGAGGGTTCATAAACCTATGCACAAGTTCGAAGATCCTAGTGggttttctgattttgattcgTTGGCTTTGAAAATGGGACCAAATTCAAGAATTGAAGAGTTTTTTCTGTTGAGTACTAAAGCTTTGTTACCTTgctttgtcatcatcttcaagccttga
- the LOC104755402 gene encoding probable transcription factor At1g11510 — MSSKRFDPMEDPPSASSSDDDEVDAPLEEGDEIVGNSSSDEEEYDDDDLPSAPPMKNVLFLPATTGKLVSDSESGSGEETESDSEPKKKKDQFLTNHPTVKHVTETKDSVAKDQDSKKVKTFEKSVGKRSRQTDEGVVSSTKRVKKSGGGEETKKTYFQRVWTEDDEIAVLQGLMDYKKETGVSPYDDTNGVYQLVKKSVSFDVSKIQFMEKLRSLKKKYENNVGKAKNGEEPSFAKPHDRRTFELSKLVWGANGMALDSVVKPNGKSKKSSKSKKVESVKQEIDSSLPNGKNSEDVMTTNKGVVEMDSFAKSSLVKSLARVGVDELAADKGLSMLASEDKKRIEEQWKALQVREFEFCSQKSGFIHEVVTKIGEAFRSNV, encoded by the coding sequence ATGTCTAGTAAACGTTTCGATCCGATGGAAGATCCGCCGTCTGCTTCTTCAAGCGACGATGATGAAGTTGACGCTCCTCTTGAAGAAGGTGATGAAATCGTTGGGAACTCTTCCTCTGACGAAGaagaatatgatgatgatgatcttcccTCAGCACCTCCCATGAAGAATGTACTTTTCCTCCCCGCCACAACTGGTAAGCTAGTTTCCGATTCCGAATCAGGTTCgggagaagaaacagagtcagACTCTGaacccaagaagaagaaagatcagtTTTTGACGAATCATCCGACTGTGAAGCATGTGACCGAAACCAAAGATTCCGTTGCGAAGGATCAAGATTCCAAAAAGGTTAAAACTTTTGAGAAATCTGTGGGCAAGCGTTCACGTCAGACGGATGAAGGAGTTGTCTCATCAACGAAGAGGGTCAAGAagagtggtggtggtgaagagacgaagaagactTATTTCCAACGTGTTTGGACTGAGGATGATGAGATTGCTGTGTTGCAAGGTCTTATGGATTACAAGAAGGAAACTGGTGTCAGTCCGTATGATGATACTAATGGGGTTTATCAGTTGGTTAAGAAATCTGTTAGTTTTGATGTTTCCAAGATCCAGTTTATGGAGAAGCTTAggagtttgaagaagaagtatgAGAATAATGTTGGTAAAGCTAAGAACGGAGAGGAACCTAGTTTTGCTAAACCTCATGATCGTAGGACTTTTGAGTTGTCTAAGTTGGTTTGGGGAGCTAATGGGATGGCTCTTGATTCGGTTGTGAAACCTAATGGGAAGTCTAAGAAGAGCAGTAAGTCTAAGAAAGTCGAGTCTGTGAAGCAAGAGATTGATTCTTCTTTGCCTAATGGTAAAAATTCTGAAGATGTGATGACTACTAATAAAGGGGTTGTGGAAATGGATTCGTTTGCCAAGTCTTCTCTTGTGAAGTCACTAGCTCGTGTTGGTGTTGATGAACTCGCTGCTGATAAAGGATTGAGTATGCTTGCCTCGGAGGATAAGAAGAGAATCGAGGAGCAGTGGAAGGCGTTGCAAGTTAGGGAATTCGAATTCTGTTCGCAGAAGAGCGGTTTCATTCATGAAGTGGTGACTAAGATTGGTGAAGCTTTTCGATCAaacgtttaa
- the LOC104755404 gene encoding uncharacterized protein LOC104755404 — protein MVINLVPLLLSLITIFIIFNPSAIAVSETTVDQHQILNTTSQWLQYFPPSLNQSTIEFSIPTIIAAVLSFLAASISSAGGIGGGGLFLSIMTIVAGLEMKTASSFSAFMVTGVSLANVACNIFVRNPNSRDNKTLIDFDLALTVQPCLLLGVSVGVICNRMFPNWLVLFLFAVFLAWSTMKTCKKGVSYWNLESERAKIRSPKDDDGIEGARLPLLREDVGERGMVRFPWMKLGVLVIIWLLFFSINLFRGNKYGQGIISIEPCGGLYWFLSSLQIPLTIFFTLWICFSGSVQSNHTSHNNNQDSEKDIGQNKFMLPVMALLAGVLGGLFGIGGGMLISPLLLQIGIAPEVTAATCSFMVLFSSSMSAIQYLLLGMEHAGTAAIFALVCFVASLVGLMVVKKVIAKYGRASIIVFAVGIVMALSTVLMTTHGALNVWNDFVSGRYMGFKLPC, from the exons atggtGATCAATTTAGTCCCTCTACTCCTCTCCCTAatcaccatcttcatcatcttcaacccATCCGCCATCGCAGTATCTGAAACAACCGTAGACCAACATCAAATCCTCAACACAACAAGCCAATGGCTCCAATATTTCCCACCAAGTCTCAACCAATCCACAATCGAATTCTCTATTCCCACAATAATCGCCGCCGTACTCTCGTTCTTGGCCGCCTCGATCTCGAGCGCCGGAGGAATCGGCGGAGGCGGTCTCTTCCTCTCGATAATGACGATCGTAGCCGGTCTCGAAATGAAAACAGCGTCGAGCTTCTCTGCGTTCATGGTAACCGGAGTCTCTTTAGCGAACGTTGCATGCAACATCTTCGTTAGAAACCCTAACTCAAGAGACAACAAAACCTTAATAGATTTCGATTTAGCTCTTACTGTTCAGCCGTGTCTGCTTCTTGGAGTAAGTGTTGGTGTGATCTGTAACCGTATGTTCCCTAACTGGCTCGTGTTGTTCCTCTTCGCTGTGTTTCTTGCGTGGTCAACGATGAAGACTTGTAAAAAAGGGGTTTCTTATTGGAATTTGGAGTCGGAGAGAGCCAAGATTAGGAGTCCTAAGGACGATGATGGGATCGAGGGAGCGAGATTGCCGCTTCTGAGAGAAGATGTGGGAGAGAGAGGAATGGTTAGGTTTCCATGGATGAAGCTTGGAGTTTTAGTGATCATTTGgttactcttcttctccattaatCTTTTCCGCGGAAACAAATACGGTCAG GGTATCATATCGATCGAGCCATGTGGAGGTCTCTACTGGTTCCTCTCGTCGCTTCAGATACCTCTCACTATCTTCTTTACTCTCTGGATTTGCTTCAGTGGCAGTGTCCAAAGCAACCACACATCACATAATAATAACCAAGACTCTGAAAAG GATATTGGACAGAACAAGTTTATGCTTCCAGTAATGGCTCTGTTGGCTGGAGTTTTGGGTGGCCTTTTTGGAATTGGCGGTGGAATGCTTATTAgtcctcttcttctccaaatcgGTATTGCTCCTGAG GTAACCGCAGCGACATGTTCTttcatggttttgttttcttcatcaatGTCTGCAATCCAGTACTTATTACTAGGCATGGAACACGCTGGAACTGCTGCGATATTCGCTTTGGTTTGCTTTGTAGCGTCTTTGGTAGGACTAATGGTGGTTAAGAAGGTTATAGCCAAGTATGGGAGGGCTTCAATCATTGTGTTTGCAGTAGGTATCGTCATGGCACTCAGCACTGTACTGATGACAACACATGGAGCTCTTAATGTCTGGAATGATTTTGTCTCTGGTCGCTATATGGGTTTCAAATTACCCTGTTAa
- the LOC104755410 gene encoding pectinesterase/pectinesterase inhibitor 18, translating to MSNSNEPLLSKPKSLKHKNLCLVLSFAAILGSAAFFAAQLIYTNTTNDDSVLTPSQICHGAHDQESCQVLLSEFTTLSLSKLNRLDLLHVFLKNSVWRLERTMNMVKETRTRSNGVRDEAVLADCEEMMDVSKDRMVNSMEQLRGGNLNFESYSNVHTWLSSVLTNYMTCLDTTNEPKVKPQLEDLVSRARVALAIFVSVLPARDDLKMVLFDHFPSWLTALDRELLESDPKTIKVNANVVVAKDGSGKFKTVNEAVAAAPENSNSRYVIYVKKGVYKETIDIGKKKKNLMLVGDGKDATIITGSLNVVDGSTTFRSATIAANGDGFMAQDLWIQNTAGPAKHQAVALRVSADQTVINRCRIDAYQDTLYTHTLRQFYRDSFITGTVDFIFGNSAVVFQNCDIVARKPGAGQKNMVTAQGREDQNQNTAISIQRCKITASSDLAPVKGSVKTFLGRPWKLYSRTVIMQTFIDNHIDPAGWFPWDGEFALSTLYYGEYANSGPGADTSKRVKWKGFKVIRDSKEAEQFTVAKLIQGGLWLKPTGVTYQEWL from the exons ATGTCTAATTCAAACGAACCACTTCTTTCCAAACCAAAGTCTCTTAAGCACAAGAATCTATGCCTTGTCCTCTCCTTTGCAGCCATTCTTGGCTCTGCAGCTTTCTTTGCAGCCCAACTAATCTACACTAACACCACCAATGATGATTCCGTATTAACCCCGAGCCAGATTTGCCATGGAGCTCACGACCAAGAGTCATGCCAAGTTCTCTTGTCCGAATTCACGACGTTGTCGCTCTCAAAACTCAACCGTCTTGACCTATTGCACGTGTTCTTGAAGAACTCGGTGTGGCGGCTTGAGAGGACGATGAACATGGTGAAAGAGACTAGAACCCGTTCGAACGGTGTGAGAGACGAGGCAGTTCTGGCTGACTGCGAGGAGATGATGGATGTATCAAAGGATCGGATGGTGAATTCGATGGAGCAACTCCGAGGAGGAAACCTTAATTTCGAGTCGTACTCAAACGTTCATACTTGGTTGAGCAGTGTGCTTACAAACTACATGACGTGTTTAGACACTACTAATGAACCAAAAGTCAAGCCACAACTCGAAGACTTGGTTTCTAGGGCTAGAGTGGCTCTAGCCATCTTTGTCTCCGTCTTGCCTGCTAGAGACGATCTCAAGATGGTTCTTTTTGATCACTTCCCGTCGTGGCTAACTGCTCTCGACAGGGAGCTGTTAGAATCTGATCCCAAG ACAATTAAAGTGAACGCGAACGTGGTGGTGGCAAAAGACGGCAGCGGAAAGTTCAAAACAGTAAATGAGGCAGTGGCGGCAGCACCAGAGAATAGCAATTCAAGATATGTTATATACGTGAAGAAAGGAGTTTACAAGGAAACTATAGACatagggaagaaaaagaagaacttAATGCTTGTTGGCGATGGCAAAGACGCTACGATCATAACCGGTAGTTTGAACGTTGTTGATGGATCCACCACCTTCAGATCAGCCACTATTG CTGCCAATGGAGACGGGTTTATGGCGCAAGACTTATGGATCCAAAACACTGCCGGGCCAGCAAAGCACCAGGCTGTGGCTCTCCGAGTGAGCGCTGATCAAACTGTCATAAATCGTTGCCGCATAGATGCGTACCAAGACACACTCTACACGCACACACTACGACAATTCTACCGCGACAGCTTCATAACTGGTACCGTAGACTTCATCTTCGGAAATTCCGCGGTGGTGTTCCAGAACTGCGACATCGTTGCCCGAAAGCCTGGAGCTGGTCAAAAGAACATGGTTACAGCTCAAGGAAGGGAGGATCAGAACCAGAACACAGCCATTTCCATCCAAAGATGTAAAATAACCGCTAGCTCTGATCTTGCTCCTGTAAAAGGATCTGTGAAGACGTTCCTTGGACGGCCCTGGAAGTTGTACTCAAGAACAGTGATCATGCAGACTTTCATTGACAACCACATCGACCCGGCCGGCTGGTTCCCTTGGGATGGCGAATTTGCGCTCTCGACATTGTATTACGGAGAGTATGCGAATAGTGGTCCTGGAGCGGATACGAGTAAGAGAGTGAAGTGGAAGGGATTTAAAGTTATTAGAGACTCGAAGGAGGCCGAACAGTTTACTGTGGCCAAGCTTATTCAAGGAGGATTATGGTTGAAGCCCACTGGAGTTACTTACCAAGAGTGGCTTTGA
- the LOC104755408 gene encoding uncharacterized protein LOC104755408: MKSRNRNLASLSLMIITVLTLTKIVVGQEALLGKKVIPLCHRECMPICMKVTEATQEICDNACQKGCVQLQGRGTGLSATDQGVDMVIA; this comes from the coding sequence atgaagagtcgAAACAGAAACTTAGCAAGCCTGAGTTTAATGATAATTACGGTATTGACGTTGACGAAGATTGTGGTAGGACAAGAAGCACTACTAGGTAAGAAAGTAATTCCGCTATGCCACAGAGAATGTATGCCAATATGCATGAAAGTAACCGAAGCCACACAAGAGATTTGCGACAATGCATGTCAAAAAGGTTGTGTCCAGCTTCAAGGTCGAGGCACTGGACTTTCAGCCACGGATCAAGGAGTCGATATGGTCATCGCATAA
- the LOC104755403 gene encoding thioredoxin-like protein CXXS1, translating into MARVVKVDSSESWDFYVSQAKDQGCPIVAHFTASWCIPSVFMNSFFEELAFSYKDALFLIVDVDDVKEVASRLEVKAMPTFLFLKDGNAMDKIVGANPDETKKRVDGFVQSSRAVPIA; encoded by the exons ATGGCAAGAGTTGTTAAAGTTGATTCTTCAGAATCATGGGACTTTTATGTCAGTCAAGCCAAGGATCAAGGTTGTCCT attgTGGCTCACTTCACAGCGTCATGGTGTATTCCTTCTGTGTTTATGAACTCTTTCTTCGAAGAGCTTGCCTTTAGCTATAAGGATGCTCTGTTTCTCAtcgttgatgttgatgatgtcaAG GAAGTGGCGAGTCGACTAGAAGTAAAGGCGATGCCaactttcttgttcttgaaggATGGTAATGCGATGGACAAAATCGTGGGCGCAAACCCTGATGAGACCAAGAAAAGGGTCGATGGTTTCGTTCAGTCCTCACGCGCGGTTCCTATTGCTTag
- the LOC104755401 gene encoding uncharacterized protein LOC104755401, which yields MNQGKMESELGFLVSVVIICADITATVLGIEAEIAQSKTPHHHHQQQHLRHSNSGCSRTPSAGAFAEGVAAMVLLFIVHVLANVLGGCTYIRSKQDFNRATANKILAVAFLILSWIFFIVSYTALMIGTLAYSKSKRLCSLPHRWFFVIGAIFCLGHGLVTSAYYVSAIAAKKEDKENSQQENSTNRSRTK from the exons ATGAATCAAGGAAAAATGGAAAGCGAACTTGGTTTCTTGGTTTCTGTGGTGATCATATGTGCAGACATTACAGCAACAGTCCTCGGGATCGAAGCTGAGATTGCTCAAAGCAAG acacctcatcatcatcatcaacaacaacatttaAGACATTCGAATTCTGGATGTTCAAGAACCCCGAGCGCGGGAGCTTTTGCCGAGGGAGTAGCTGCAATGGTGCTTCTGTTTATTGTCCATGTCCTAGCCAACGTGCTTGGAGGCTGCACTTACATTCGCTCTAAGCAAGATTTCAACAGAGCAACGGCGAATAAGATACTCGCAGTGGCTTTTCTTATTCTCTCCTG GATCTTTTTTATTGTCAGCTACACAGCGCTGATGATAGGAACATTGGCTTACTCGAAATCCAAGAGATTATGCAGCTTGCCGCATCGTTGGTTTTTCGTTATTGGAGCCATATTTTGCCTAGGACATGGACTTGTGACTTCAGCATATTATGTTTCAGCCATTGCTGctaaaaaagaagacaaagagaatTCACAACAAGAAAATTCAACAAACAGAAGCCGCACAAAATAA
- the LOC104755405 gene encoding probable xyloglucan endotransglucosylase/hydrolase protein 8: METKRRTVTSCSSMAALFFFIASLMASSSIAATPTQSFEENFNIMWSENHFTTSEDGEIWNLSLDNDTGCGFQTKHMYRFGWFSMKLKLVGGDSAGVVTAYYMCSENGAGPERDEIDFEFLGNRTGEPYIIQTNVYKNGTGNREMRHSLWFDPTKDYHTYSILWNNHQLVFFVDKVPIRVYKNSDKVPNNDFFPNQKPMYLFSSIWNGDDWATRGGLEKTDWKKAPFVSSYKDFAVEGCRWKDPFPACVSTTTENWWDQSDAWHLSKTQKMDYAWVQRNLVVYDYCKDTERFPTLPWECSISPWA, from the exons ATGGAGACGAAGAGGAGAACAGTCACGAGCTGTTCTTCCATGGCGGCTCTATTCTTCTTCATTGCGTCTCTAATGGCGTCTTCATCTATCGCAGCAACACCGACACAGTCGTTCGAAGAGAATTTCAACATCATGTGGTCTGAGAATCACTTCACGACTTCCGAGGATGGAGAGATCTGGAATCTTTCATTAGACAACGATACCG gatGTGGATTTCAGACAAAGCACATGTACAGATTCGGATGGTTCAGTATGAAGCTAAAGCTCGTCGGCGGCGATTCCGCCGGCGTCGTCACCGCTTACTAC ATGTGTTCGGAGAATGGAGCAGGACCGGAGAGAGACGAGATAGATTTCGAATTTCTAGGGAACCGAACCGGTGAGCCTTACATTATCCAGACCAATGTGTATAAGAACGGAACCGGGAATCGGGAGATGCGACATTCCCTATGGTTCGACCCGACCAAGGATTACCACACCTACTCAATTCTTTGGAACAACCACCAGCTCGT GTTCTTCGTGGATAAAGTACCGATCAGAGTATACAAGAACAGCGATAAAGTACCAAACAACGACTTCTTCCCGAACCAGAAGCCGATGTACTTGTTCTCCAGCATCTGGAACGGAGACGACTGGGCGACACGTGGAGGTCTCGAGAAGACTGACTGGAAAAAAGCTCCGTTCGTCTCTTCATACAAGGACTTCGCCGTCGAAGGCTGCCGTTGGAAGGATCCATTCCCTGCATGCGTCTCCACCACAACAGAGAACTGGTGGGATCAGTCCGACGCGTGGCATTTGTCCAAGACACAGAAGATGGACTATGCGTGGGTGCAGCGTAATCTCGTCGTATATGATTATTGCAAAGACACTGAGAGGTTTCCTACTCTTCCTTGGGAGTGTTCCATTAGCCCTTGggcttaa
- the LOC104755407 gene encoding probable dolichyl-diphosphooligosaccharide--protein glycosyltransferase subunit 3A has translation MVVQTNLSHRIIVLFFLLPLLSALADSASDSDLINELVSLRSSSPDSGVIHLYDDDVSKFLTSVPTPRPYSLIIFFDSVDLHSNSQLRLQKLRREFGLVSSTFISNNNGSNNGTKLFFCEIESTHSEASFHLFDVETLPHISFVSPTTENLTESDQMDGGDFAGLAESMTEFVERLTKLTVGPIQRPPLLTKTQIGIIVALIIISAPVLVKKILKGETLLHDRRIWLTGAVLVYFFSVSGTMFNIIREMPLYVKDYEDESKFVFFMEGSEMQLGVEGYTVGFLYTVVGLLLAFVTHMLVRVKNLNEQRMTMLLSLVISFWAVRQVVYLDNWKTEYEIYPYWPSSWRR, from the coding sequence ATGGTCGTTCAGACGAATCTCTCACATCGTATCattgtcctcttcttcttgcttccgTTACTATCTGCCCTAGCTGATTCGGCTTCGGACTCAGATCTCATCAACGAGCTCGTCTCGCTCCGATCATCATCCCCCGATTCAGGTGTGATCCATCTCTACGACGACGACGTTTCCAAATTCTTAACCTCCGTACCCACACCGAGACCTTACtcactcatcatcttcttcgactCCGTCGATCTCCACAGCAATAGCCAGCTCCGTCTTCAAAAGCTCCGCCGCGAGTTCGGACTCGTCTCCTCCACTTTCATCTCCAACAACAATGGATCTAATAACGGAACAAAGCTCTTCTTCTGCGAGATCGAGTCAACTCACTCCGAAGCTTCGTTCCACCTCTTTGACGTCGAGACGTTACCGCACATTTCCTTCGTTAGCCCCACGACGGAGAACTTAACAGAATCTGATCAAATGGACGGTGGAGATTTCGCCGGGTTAGCAGAATCGATGACAGAGTTCGTCGAACGGTTAACAAAACTCACCGTTGGTCCAATCCAACGACCACCGCTTCTGACAAAGACGCAAATCGGAATCATCGTTGCGTTGATCATAATCTCGGCTCCGGTTCTTGTCAAGAAGATTCTAAAAGGAGAAACACTTCTCCACGACCGGAGAATCTGGTTAACCGGTGCGGTTCTCGTCTACTTCTTTAGCGTTTCCGGGACGATGTTTAACATTATCAGGGAAATGCCATTGTATGTTAAAGATTATGAAGATGAGAgtaagtttgttttctttatggaAGGATCAGAGATGCAGCTTGGAGTGGAAGGGTACACTGTAGGGTTCTTGTACACTGTGGTTGGGTTGCTTTTGGCGTTTGTTACTCATATGCTTGTTCGTGTTAAGAACCTTAACGAGCAAAGGATGACTATGCTTTTGTCTCTGGTCATATCGTTTTGGGCCGTGAGGCAGGTTGTTTACTTGGATAATTGGAAGACTGAATATGAAATTTACCCTTATTGGCCATCGAGTTGGCGGCGTTGA